In Selenomonadales bacterium, one genomic interval encodes:
- a CDS encoding ATP-binding cassette domain-containing protein, with protein sequence MIQVTALSKRFGNRTAVNEVSFQARPGEIFGLLGENGAGKTTNACATTY encoded by the coding sequence ATGATTCAAGTTACGGCTCTGAGCAAGCGCTTCGGCAACAGGACAGCCGTGAATGAAGTTTCGTTTCAAGCGCGGCCCGGCGAGATATTTGGTCTACTTGGCGAGAATGGTGCCGGGAAGACCACCAATGCGTGCGCAACAACTTACTGA